The nucleotide window CGCCCTGTGTATCGGTTGCCTGACTCATAAATTAGTTCTCGTCCATCAAGTCGATGCCGATGGCGCGTTTGATCTGCTCGCGCAGTCCGCCGCTGCCGGCTCCCTCACCGCCGAGGGTCACCAACGTGGGTTCGATACTCGTCTCGGCGTCCTGTCTGACGCCGCGCGAGAGATGGTCCATATCGTCCTCTCGCATCACGACGATACCGATCTCCTCGTCGTCGAACGCCCGCTCGACGGCCGCATCGAGTTCCGCGTCTTTCTCGTCGTCGGGTACGTTCTCGAAGGCTCTGACGCCCGCGAGCCGAAAGCCCGTCGTGAACTCCGGGCTGCCGACGACGGCGATCTCCTGGCTCATGCGTTCCCCATCGGGACTGCGTCGGTTTCGGCCTGTCGGTTCATACCATCACCAGCTCCTCCTCGATCGTCTCGGGGTCGAGCCCCGCCTCCTTGCCGCGCGCGATCGCGCGGACGTTGTCCACCTCGCGCATCTTCGCCAGCACGTAGGCGAACACCGGACAGACCGAGAGCGGATACCGGTTCGAGAGCGTCCGCGAATACTCGAGCAGCGCCCTGTTGAGGGCACGATCGACGCCCGAGAGGCCCTCGGCCGATTCGAGTTCGGAAAGCGCCGCGTCGAGATCATCGCCGTATGTGCTCTCGCGCAGGCGCGAGACGAGCTCGTCGGTGTTGGCCACCAGCGCACCGAGCTCCTCCTCGTCGAACAGCCGCCCACCGTCGATGTAGTATTCGGCGGGATCGATGTCCGCACCGCTTCGCGAAAGCCGCAACGCGTTCTCGATGTTGCGGAAGTCGATCTCGGCTTCGAGGAAGTCGATATACAGCTGCGTCGCCCGGTTCGGTTCGTCGGGCAGCCCCGCAATCAACGCTTCGTAGAACGCCCGATCGGCGGCGTTTTCGAGGGGGACGAGCACTGCTCGCTCCTCGTATTCACCGTAAGCACCGGCGAGCGCGTCGCCGAACATCGTATCGGCGAGCACGTCGATCACCGCCTCGATCGACTCCGCGCCGAGCAGGCGCTCGATGCGTCGCTCGGAGAACTCGCCGGCGCGGATGAGGTCGGTTTCGACCGCCTCGCGCTCGGCATCCGAGTAGATCCCGCGCATCACCGTTTTGATGTTCCAGGCGTCGAACTGGCGGAGATAGCGCGCGATGTAGTCGTACAGTCGTCCCTCGGCGAACCGAAGCAGATCGTCGAAGTGGTTCGCGAGGTTGCGGTGGAGGGCGTGCTCGATGAGATCGACGCCCGAATAGCGCGCGCCGAGAGCGTTCATCGCCTCCTCGTACTCCGATTCCTCCATGAACCGGGCGATCTCGCCCGGCCCCATCCGGATCAGTTTCCGATAATCGTCCTCGTCGAACAGTTTTGCCCGGCGCGAACGCACGCGCGCGGTGACGTACTCGTAGTTCGACCCCGATCCGTTCGTTCGCGTGCTCATTGCTGGAACAGTCGCTCGCTGACCGCCTTCAACTCCTCGTCCCAGACCGCGTCGAACACCGAGTCGAAGGTGTTGTTCACCCGCAGGCGCGAGGCGTCGCTCTCGGCGACGATGCCGCCGAGACAGTCGACCGAGCCGGCGTGTTCGAAACCGTCGTAGTCGGCGACGATCGATTCGATGAGTGCGGCGTCGTCGTCGCGACCATACACCGTGACGGGGCCGTCGTCGAACTCCCCTGCGGCGTCGTCGAGCAGCTCGCGCGTCAGCTCCTCGCGCCGGTCACCGGAGATGTCCGCAACCGCCGCCTCGGCCCGATCGCGGACGTCGGCGAGGCTGTCGCGGCGGGCTTCGAGGCGTTTCTGTTTGGCCTCCAGCTTCGCACTGGAGAGTTTCTGCTCGCGTTCCTGCTCGATTCGCGAATCGAGATCGTCCTCGCGCTCGGCGATGATATCGTCGGCATCGCTCTCGGCATCGGCGAGGATCTCGTCGACGCGTTCGTCGGTTTCGCGTTCGATGCGCTCGGCGCGCTCCCTGGCGTCGTCTTTGATGTCTTCGGCGACCGTATCGAGACTCATTGATGGGAGGGCGCTACTGCAGGAACAGTGTGACCAGCGTCAGGAGCACGATCGTCTCCGGCAGCACGGTCAACACCAGCGCGATACCGAACGAGATCGAGTCCTCGGCGAGCGCACCGATCGCCGCCGCACCGATCCCGCGCTCGGCGTAGCCCGCGCCGAAGCCGGCCAACCCGACCGCAAGCGCCGCCACACCGGTCCCGGTGATCGCCGGGCCACCTTGCTGAAGCAGTACCATCGCGTCGATAAACGCAGCCGTGAGTTCGAGTCCTATCATGGATTAGTTCCGTTGCGTGTTCGCTCGTATCCGAACAGTGTCTACTCCCGCGACCGGATTCATAAAGCTTCCCAAAAAATCCCGTCAACCACGGATGGACAGGCTCATAACCCCACACAGCGGAGTAAAAAGGTTGGAGTGACACCCCCTCGTTCGGGAGGTGATCCGTCAGTTTTCGGCCGTGTGTTCGCGCTCGCGACCGAAGGGGTTGTACCGATCGCCGCCGCCCTCGTAGAACTTGTTCAGGAACTCGACGTATTCGAGGCGGATCGCCTGCAGGCCCGCGCTGGTGATTCCGAGCGCGAGCACGACCACGTGCCCGAAGAGGAAGACCACGATCCCGCCGATCACGCCGCCGATGCCCATGTGGATCAGTCCGGGGAACATCAGTTCGGCTCCGGAGCCGAGCCCGTCGACGTAGTCGGGTCCGTGATCGAGCAGGAAGTGGAACTCCTGTGCACCCGCGGGACCCTCCCGATAGGCACCGAAGAACAGCAGGTTGACGACGAACGCCATCCCGGCCTTCGCCAGCAACACCGCCGCGAGACGGGTGTACGAGAGCACGTTCACGAGCACCTGGAGGCTCTCGAGCGCTCCCGAGACGATCCCTGGCAGCACGCCGAAGTGGCCCACCTCGCTGATGATGAACAGCACGACGCCGAGCAGGAAGCCGCCGACCAGGCCGACGATCCCGACCGTCGCCGAGAAGCCCGAAAAGCCGAGCGCGAACGGTTCACCGTTGAAGACGGTGAAGAGGAACTCGGGTTTGGAGTCGGCGGCCGACTCGCTGAAGATCCAGATCCAGATGCCGAGCATCCGGATGAGCCACGAGCCCGATTCGAGCACGGCCGTGCGCAGGTCGGCCTCCATGAACTCCTCGACGAAGCCGATGAGGTAGCCGACGGTCATGTGCAGCAGCCCCACGAGCAGGCTCACGACGAGCCAGAGCTGGGCCCACTCGACGCCGGCCGGCGACAGCCCCTTTTCGATCGGAGGGTGGCCGCCCCAGACGTAGTCGGTGATGAGATGCAGTCCGAAGATCTCGCCGTAGAGGATGCCGAACAGCATCGTGAATCCGCCCGCCCAGAGGCCGATCGCGCCGAGGCTGCGGATCCCGTCGCTCTCGAAGCGCGTGTAGACCAGCCCGCCGATCGCCGTATAGAGCAGTCCGTAGCCGAAGTCGCCGATCATGAACCCGAAGAAAGCCGGGAACGTCAGGAAGAGCACGACCGACGGGTCGAGTTCGGAGTATTTCGGCCGGTCGATGAGATTGACCAGCATCTCGAACGGTCGTACCGGATCGGGGTTCTCCTGGACGACCGGCGGCTCGCTGCCGGACATCGGCCGGTCGGCCTCGGCGCTGCCGCCGTCGGTCTCGACCCTGACACCGCCGTCGGCGGCCGTCTCCGGCTCGCCGCGGCCACCCTCGTCGGCGTCGGTCTGCTCGCGGTTGACGAGGCGGCCATCGCTGTCGTAGTCGGCGCGTTCGAGCTCCTCGACCTCGCAGTGCTCGCCGACGCTGTCGGAGAGCGCCTCGGCGAGATCGACGAATCGCTCGGTGGGGATCCAGCCCTCGGCGACGAAGGCGTTCTCGGTCGTCGCAAACGAGAGCGGTGCCTCGCGCTTTTCGACCTCGATGGCGAGCTGCTCTTCGGCCGCCAGTAGGAAGTCGGCGTGTTCCTCGCGCAGCGCGTCGAGTTCGTCCTCGACGTCCGCGATCTCCCGATCGAGTTCGTCGCGGCGCGTTTCGAGCTCCGAGACGTACTCCGCGGGCGCGCCGTCGCCCTCCGGCACGTCGATCGCCGCGAACTCCGCGCCGACGAGCACGTCTTCGAGCACTCCTTCCTCGCCAGCAGCGGGTTCGGCGAACACCGCGATGGCGTCGTCCTCGACGAACAGTTCGTGGCGGGCGACGTCGTCGGTCGCGTCGAGCGCCGCGCGGACGGAGTCAGGCTCG belongs to Halococcus qingdaonensis and includes:
- a CDS encoding V-type ATP synthase subunit F; translation: MSQEIAVVGSPEFTTGFRLAGVRAFENVPDDEKDAELDAAVERAFDDEEIGIVVMREDDMDHLSRGVRQDAETSIEPTLVTLGGEGAGSGGLREQIKRAIGIDLMDEN
- a CDS encoding V-type ATP synthase subunit C, which translates into the protein MSTRTNGSGSNYEYVTARVRSRRAKLFDEDDYRKLIRMGPGEIARFMEESEYEEAMNALGARYSGVDLIEHALHRNLANHFDDLLRFAEGRLYDYIARYLRQFDAWNIKTVMRGIYSDAEREAVETDLIRAGEFSERRIERLLGAESIEAVIDVLADTMFGDALAGAYGEYEERAVLVPLENAADRAFYEALIAGLPDEPNRATQLYIDFLEAEIDFRNIENALRLSRSGADIDPAEYYIDGGRLFDEEELGALVANTDELVSRLRESTYGDDLDAALSELESAEGLSGVDRALNRALLEYSRTLSNRYPLSVCPVFAYVLAKMREVDNVRAIARGKEAGLDPETIEEELVMV
- a CDS encoding V-type ATP synthase subunit E; this encodes MSLDTVAEDIKDDARERAERIERETDERVDEILADAESDADDIIAEREDDLDSRIEQEREQKLSSAKLEAKQKRLEARRDSLADVRDRAEAAVADISGDRREELTRELLDDAAGEFDDGPVTVYGRDDDAALIESIVADYDGFEHAGSVDCLGGIVAESDASRLRVNNTFDSVFDAVWDEELKAVSERLFQQ
- a CDS encoding V-type ATP synthase subunit I, with the protein product MSRVSVTGADRVLEDVIETIHELRLVDVTDYDGAWDGFDPGNPIAGADEAAERLVTVRSLQSLLDVDPEREGRMGSVDVADRLESVREEANALDDRREEHREERRSVDERISAMGPLRALGIDLDLLSGYENLETRVGEGEPDSVRAALDATDDVARHELFVEDDAIAVFAEPAAGEEGVLEDVLVGAEFAAIDVPEGDGAPAEYVSELETRRDELDREIADVEDELDALREEHADFLLAAEEQLAIEVEKREAPLSFATTENAFVAEGWIPTERFVDLAEALSDSVGEHCEVEELERADYDSDGRLVNREQTDADEGGRGEPETAADGGVRVETDGGSAEADRPMSGSEPPVVQENPDPVRPFEMLVNLIDRPKYSELDPSVVLFLTFPAFFGFMIGDFGYGLLYTAIGGLVYTRFESDGIRSLGAIGLWAGGFTMLFGILYGEIFGLHLITDYVWGGHPPIEKGLSPAGVEWAQLWLVVSLLVGLLHMTVGYLIGFVEEFMEADLRTAVLESGSWLIRMLGIWIWIFSESAADSKPEFLFTVFNGEPFALGFSGFSATVGIVGLVGGFLLGVVLFIISEVGHFGVLPGIVSGALESLQVLVNVLSYTRLAAVLLAKAGMAFVVNLLFFGAYREGPAGAQEFHFLLDHGPDYVDGLGSGAELMFPGLIHMGIGGVIGGIVVFLFGHVVVLALGITSAGLQAIRLEYVEFLNKFYEGGGDRYNPFGREREHTAEN